A single region of the Garra rufa chromosome 6, GarRuf1.0, whole genome shotgun sequence genome encodes:
- the LOC141336141 gene encoding uncharacterized protein, translating into MAEATSKCHCSVPHCSNNKQRQPYLSFHAFPSIEYERNKWVHAIRRDQSSTFTILRGSTFVCSRHFTGADYTSATGRKRLRKGAVPSRFIWNNWGETPRESVYNRVRARHGLDACPILSSDDAQDDGDIVPAVAADHDYAVTPYPGAQDAAAARIQELEAEVRRLETEVMQLRIGHSLSQFQRFCASDEDLRFYTRFPSEEVFLAFWKAIEPSASTLVYWSKAQKKGLTTEIEASQGYHRSLPLIDEFFLYCCRVSAGLKEKVLADIFKISLSTVSRTIITWANYLYLILGSLPIWMSRQEVNSTMPEKFRQFCPEVRVIIDCTEIRCQNPSSLTLQSEVFSSYKNTTTFKGLIGVAPCGAVTFVSSLFTGSISDQELTKQSGILDLFEPGDACMADKGFTIKSMLAERGAKLIMPPFKTEAQFSKEDAERTQAIARLRILVERAIRRVKEFHIWDTTVPLTMSGTVNQLWTNCCLMSNFQWPLDVKGHKSQSAS; encoded by the exons atggcggaaGCAACATCGAAGTGTCACTGTAGCGTCCCTCATTGTTCAAATAATAAGCAGCGACAGCCTTATTTAAGTTTTCACGCATTCCCCAGCATTGAATATGAAAGAAATAAGTGGGTGCATGCTATTAGACGTGATCAATCTTCGACTTTTACGATCCTCAGAGGTAGTACTTTTGTTTGTAGCCGTCACTTCACTGGCGCCGATTACACTTCTGCTACCGGTCGAAAACGTCTCAGAAAAGGGGCCGTTCCGTCCCGATTTATTTGGAACAACTGGGGAGAAACGCCTCGAGAGTCGGTGTACAACAGAGTCAGAGCTCGACACGGACTTGACGCTTGTCCCATCCTTTCCTCTGACGATGCTCAAGACGACGGCGACATTGTTCCAGCTGTAGCAGCAGACCATGACTATGCAGTCACTCCTTATCCAG GTGCACAGGATGCAGCAGCTGCACGCATACAGGAATTGGAAGCTGAAGTCAGAAGACTGGAAACTGAGGTCATGCAGCTGAGAATAGGCCACTCTCTTTCACAGTTTCAGAGATTTTGTGCTTCAGATGAAGACCTACGTTTTTACACCAGGTTTCCATCTGAAGAGGTATTCCTAGCATTCTGGAAAGCGATTGAGCCCTCTGCGTCCACGTTGGTCTACTGGTCTAAGGCCCAGAAGAAGGGACTGACAACTGAAATTGAAGCATCTCAAGGTTATCACCGCAGCTTGCCACTGATTGATGAGTTTTTCTTATACTGCTGTCGCGTTTCTGCAGGACTAAAAGAGAAAGTGTTAGCTGACATTTTCAAAATTAGTCTCTCCACTGTTAGCCGCACCATCATAACGTGGGCTAATTATCTTTACCTTATCCTTGGATCTTTACCAATATGGATGAGCAGACAGGAAGTGAATTCCACCATGCCGGAGAAGTTTAGGCAGTTTTGTCCAGAGGTGAGGGTCATCATTGACTGCACAGAGATACGGTGCCAGAATCCATCTTCGCTCACACTCCAGTCTGAGGTGTTTTCTTCATACAAAAATACCACCACCTTCAAGGGATTGATTGGCGTTGCCCCATGTGGAGCAGTTACATTTGTGTCCAGCTTGTTCACAGGTTCCATCTCCGATCAAGAGCTGACAAAACAGTCAGGGATTCTTGACTTATTTGAGCCAGGGGATGCTTGCATGGCTGACAAAGGATTCACCATCAAGAGCATGCTGGCAGAGCGAGGGGCCAAACTCATCATGCCACCTTTTAAAACGGAAGCTCAGTTCAGCAAAGAAGATGCAGAGAGAACACAAGCCATTGCACGTCTTCGAATTCTTGTTGAGAGAGCCATCAGAAGAGTGAAAGAGTTTCACATCTGGGACACCACTGTACCTTTGACTATGTCTGGAACAGTTAATCAGCTGTGGACTAATTGCTGCCTGATGAGCAATTTTCAATGGCCGCTTGATGTTAAAGGTCACAAATCACAAAGTGCGTCATAG
- the LOC141336133 gene encoding uncharacterized protein produces the protein MFFVSWTFMQPLRTQNSPKDISSSTKITSLITKIGLKADTVPVELTSTSCTCTAGKALCNHLVAMFFQTAHFSMMQMQTVPPTMASTSMLQTWHRPRTQGIAAETTDQLVVKKPRLSSRSECKSTLYRAYTGPLPDPAVLAVGEAVKGLTPQPLISCVLNDLSELSLVDSRFGPVPRGSVLSYQCLPLKTKNKVKHTDSPLFPKLPIDGALFPRSLHFVPNFQQFLHLESLSVSQELSAVIEEQTQPQSKCPLWKEMRKPRVTASRFHETSHVRGETSGQALARRILKGTKQTKAMKTGIDKEPEVLDRYSELFNVNISPCGFVIHPDAPYLGASPDAKVYDPNADPYFGLAEVKCPDVRTVAEAKHIKIVNGRATLKKSHKYYYQIQGQLAVTGLSWCDLITDTEEDITVERVWRDSAMITQMRENLDLYYFCTYMDEYLKGGL, from the exons ATGTTTTTCGTCTCGTGGACCTTCATGCAGCCGCTCCGCACTCAAAACTCACCAAAGGATATAAGTTCTTCCACGAAAATTACATCTTTAATTACGAAG ATCGGTTTAAAAGCTGACACAGTGCCTGTCGAGCTTACAAGCACATCTTGCACATGCACTGCAGGCAAAGCACTGTGCAATCATCTTGTAGCTATGTTTTTCCAAACGGCACACTTCAGCATGATGCAGATGCAGACTGTACCACCAACCATGGCATCCACAAGCATGCTGCAAACATGGCATAGACCAAGGACACAG gggATTGCTGCAGAGACCACGGATCAGTTGGTTGTGAAAAAACCGAGACTCTCTTCCAGAAGTGAATGCAAATCTACTCTCTACAGAGCATACACCG GCCCCCTTCCTGACCCAGCGGTACTAGCTGTTGGAGAAGCTGTAAAAGGACTCACTCCCCAACCTCTGATTTCCTGTGTGCTAAATGACTTGTCTGAACTGTCCTTAGTGGACTCCAGATTCGGTCCGGTGCCCCGAGGTTCTGTGCTCTCCTACCAGTGCCTTCCTCTCAAAACCAAAAACAAGGTGAAACACACAGATTCTCCTTTGTTCCCAAAACTCCCTATTGATGGTGCTCTATTTCCAAGGAGTCTGCACTTCGTCCCAAACTTCCAACAGTTCCTCCATTTGGAGAGCCTAAGTGTCTCACAGGAGTTGTCAGCTGTAATAGAAGAGCAAACTCAACCCCAATCAAAGTGTCCATTATGGAAGGAAATGCGCAAACCGAGAGTGACAGCTAGCAGGTTTCATGAGACTTCTCATGTGCGAGGGGAGACATCTGGCCAGGCACTGGCAAGACGGATACTCAAGGGTACAAAGCAAACAAAGGCAATGAAAACAGGCATTGACAAGGAACCTGAAGTACTGGATCGTTATTCTGAACTGTTTAATGTTAATATCTCACCTTGTGGTTTTGTGATACACCCGGATGCTCCGTACCTTGGTGCCAGTCCTGATGCCAAAGTGTATGACCCTAATGCAGATCCTTATTTCGGACTTGCTGAGGTGAAATGCCCTGATGTTCGTACAGTTGCTGAAGCTAAGCATATTAAGATTGTGAATGGACGGGCAACCTTGAAAAAATCCCACAAATATTATTATCAGATTCAGGGTCAACTGGCTGTAACTGGACTCAGCTGGTGTGACTTAATAACTGACACTGAAGAGGACATAACAGTCGAAAGAGTGTGGAGGGACAGTGCCATGATAACTCAAATGAGAGAGAACCTGGACCTTTACTATTTTTGTACATACATGGATGAATATCTTAAGGGTGGGCTCTAA